A single region of the Psychrobacter alimentarius genome encodes:
- the cyoE gene encoding heme o synthase, producing MNKLAQLKLDVAKQPLVQVIKPGIVFGNAITVLGGYFLAAKGNPDWLVLLQVLIGTLTVIASGCVINNIIDRDIDSKMQRTCDRVLVTGELSIAHAILYAIVLLGIGVLCLAATTPLALYSALFGYVVYVGFYSLYFKRQSVWGTFIGSFSGAIPPVIGYAALTPSIDGVYWVLFAMFAIWQMPHAYAIAVFRKKDYSAASIPVLPVKHSFRTTQWHIAITIALFLIVGSLLTALNATGYWYLGVHLLLSGYWLFIAMKPIKVDSEQDQVQQQIKWAYKIFGLSIIIMMALCLMMAIDYV from the coding sequence ATGAATAAACTTGCACAGTTAAAACTCGATGTTGCCAAACAACCGCTTGTTCAGGTGATCAAACCTGGCATCGTCTTTGGTAATGCTATCACCGTGTTGGGTGGCTATTTTTTAGCCGCTAAAGGCAACCCCGATTGGCTGGTATTGCTTCAGGTCTTAATCGGGACCTTAACCGTCATAGCTTCTGGTTGTGTGATTAATAACATCATCGACCGTGATATCGACTCAAAGATGCAGCGCACTTGTGATCGTGTTTTGGTCACAGGCGAGCTCTCTATTGCGCATGCGATACTGTATGCGATTGTATTACTGGGCATTGGTGTATTATGTCTAGCAGCTACCACGCCATTGGCTCTGTATTCGGCGCTGTTCGGCTATGTCGTTTATGTCGGATTTTATAGTCTGTATTTCAAACGTCAATCCGTTTGGGGTACGTTTATTGGGAGCTTCTCTGGTGCTATTCCTCCAGTGATTGGTTATGCCGCGCTGACGCCTTCTATTGATGGTGTGTATTGGGTGCTATTTGCAATGTTTGCCATTTGGCAGATGCCGCATGCGTATGCCATTGCTGTATTTCGCAAAAAAGACTACAGCGCAGCCAGTATTCCTGTACTACCAGTCAAGCACTCGTTTAGAACAACCCAGTGGCATATTGCCATCACTATTGCTCTTTTCTTAATTGTGGGTAGTTTGCTCACAGCGTTAAATGCAACTGGCTATTGGTATTTGGGAGTTCATCTATTGTTATCAGGTTATTGGCTGTTTATCGCCATGAAACCGATTAAGGTCGATAGCGAACAAGACCAAGTTCAACAACAGATAAAATGGGCGTATAAAATCTTTGGACTATCCATTATCATCATGATGGCATTATGTTTGATGATGGCGATTGATTACGTATAG
- a CDS encoding 23S rRNA (adenine(2030)-N(6))-methyltransferase RlmJ, producing the protein MNYKHAYHAGNFADVVKHILLVQLLNQLGQKNKPFYVLDAYGGRGLYSLSSEEARKTGEAKGGIQALLQADTEKAPSAVKDYMEGIKQARFTYDSKVYPGSPWWVAHHIEKNPEAGVRGEAFEAKATEYDALNYQLHKLPIGIQHRDAFEGITAVIPPKEKRGLIFLDPPYEQEHKDFTRLINLLVAAYNKWPQGTYALWFPIKNMEAVELFYKKLKRTEMRRQLVCELNIYPNDVAVGLNGTGLLVINPPWQFDNHAREILRFLQPALKVADAPDLTPDSATNVRWLVGE; encoded by the coding sequence ATGAACTATAAACACGCCTACCACGCTGGTAACTTTGCTGATGTGGTTAAACACATTTTATTGGTACAACTGCTTAATCAATTGGGGCAGAAAAACAAACCTTTTTATGTGCTTGACGCCTATGGCGGTCGTGGACTGTATTCACTGAGCAGTGAAGAAGCGCGCAAGACAGGAGAAGCCAAAGGTGGTATCCAAGCTTTATTGCAAGCAGATACCGAAAAGGCACCATCTGCTGTCAAAGATTACATGGAAGGCATTAAGCAAGCCAGATTCACTTATGACAGCAAAGTGTATCCTGGTTCTCCTTGGTGGGTTGCTCATCATATTGAAAAAAATCCTGAGGCAGGCGTTCGTGGTGAGGCGTTTGAAGCCAAAGCCACCGAATATGATGCACTAAATTATCAACTACATAAGTTGCCAATCGGCATTCAACATCGAGATGCTTTTGAAGGGATTACGGCCGTTATTCCACCAAAAGAAAAACGTGGCCTAATTTTTCTTGATCCCCCTTATGAGCAAGAGCATAAGGATTTCACGCGTCTCATCAATCTATTAGTCGCTGCTTATAACAAATGGCCTCAAGGCACGTATGCGCTTTGGTTCCCTATTAAGAATATGGAAGCGGTTGAGCTGTTTTATAAAAAGCTTAAGCGTACCGAAATGCGTCGCCAGCTGGTGTGTGAGCTAAACATTTATCCAAACGATGTAGCAGTAGGTCTGAACGGCACGGGTTTATTGGTTATCAATCCGCCTTGGCAATTCGACAATCATGCGCGTGAAATATTACGCTTTTTACAGCCTGCATTAAAGGTAGCAGACGCACCAGACTTAACGCCTGATAGTGCGACCAATGTGCGCTGGCTGGTCGGCGAGTAA
- a CDS encoding 2OG-Fe(II) oxygenase produces MTKIISNLDVTDIVAQNPIGQDNPPLLSPHGHNDTEQPLTQEVLQLSDFAVNWEDKLTDKQLDAFVTDGWLIIDNVFDKTTLLALQAESGFIDYRDAALTDGIRISDIRGDRIRWITENFFAGYYYLQSINALASLFNRSLFAGIRHSEAHYACYPIGFGYKWHSDNPAGRDERVISAVFYLNDDWEPTDGGALEVVDKHGVHHEVMPVANRLIIFDSDLRHQVQTAHRQRYSIATWMRRDGLVPFVEENN; encoded by the coding sequence ATGACGAAGATTATTAGCAATCTTGACGTGACAGACATCGTGGCCCAGAATCCGATCGGTCAGGACAATCCCCCTTTACTGTCTCCACATGGCCACAATGATACTGAGCAGCCGCTAACCCAAGAGGTATTGCAACTGTCTGATTTTGCAGTGAACTGGGAAGATAAGCTGACGGACAAACAGCTCGATGCATTTGTCACTGATGGTTGGCTCATTATTGATAATGTATTTGATAAGACGACATTACTTGCGCTACAGGCTGAAAGTGGTTTTATCGACTATCGGGATGCTGCCCTAACCGATGGCATTCGTATTAGTGATATACGCGGTGATAGAATACGCTGGATCACTGAAAACTTCTTTGCAGGCTATTATTACTTGCAAAGCATCAATGCCCTGGCCTCCTTATTCAATCGTAGCTTGTTCGCCGGTATTCGGCATAGTGAAGCACATTACGCCTGCTATCCAATTGGTTTTGGCTATAAGTGGCACAGTGACAATCCTGCTGGACGTGATGAACGCGTTATTTCAGCGGTATTTTATCTCAATGATGACTGGGAACCTACTGACGGCGGCGCACTAGAAGTTGTTGATAAACATGGCGTTCATCATGAAGTGATGCCAGTTGCCAATAGACTCATCATCTTCGATAGCGATCTACGACATCAAGTGCAAACAGCCCACCGTCAGCGCTATTCTATTGCCACTTGGATGCGCCGAGATGGTTTGGTCCCATTTGTGGAAGAAAACAATTAA
- the cyoD gene encoding cytochrome o ubiquinol oxidase subunit IV, translated as MKNENLHAAQQAHAHGDVSHGQSSHGSKKSYLTGFVLSAVLTVIPFWLIMSGTMSGTSAIWMIGIFAAVQVFVQVYFFLHMDFSPEQRNTLYSFLFTLFVVAIVMVGSLWIMHNANEHMMPGMGQDMNMDMGMGMDEEMPMQMPTNADGTPRLDRELEGFEDRLNLPDTYQPHTQGNPATTQEDHSDMSDHSDMPGMQQ; from the coding sequence ATGAAAAATGAAAATTTGCATGCAGCTCAGCAGGCTCATGCACATGGGGATGTCAGCCACGGTCAGAGCAGTCATGGTAGTAAAAAGAGTTACCTTACCGGCTTTGTACTATCGGCAGTCTTAACGGTCATTCCGTTTTGGCTAATAATGAGCGGTACAATGTCAGGGACCAGTGCAATTTGGATGATTGGTATCTTTGCAGCTGTACAGGTTTTTGTACAAGTTTACTTCTTCTTGCATATGGACTTTAGCCCTGAGCAGCGCAATACGCTTTATAGCTTTTTGTTCACGTTGTTTGTGGTTGCGATTGTCATGGTCGGTTCTTTATGGATCATGCATAACGCTAACGAACACATGATGCCTGGCATGGGTCAAGATATGAATATGGACATGGGTATGGGTATGGACGAAGAGATGCCTATGCAAATGCCTACCAATGCAGATGGTACACCTCGATTAGACCGTGAGCTTGAAGGTTTTGAGGATAGGTTAAATCTACCAGATACGTATCAACCTCATACGCAGGGTAATCCTGCTACCACGCAAGAAGATCACTCAGATATGTCTGATCATTCAGACATGCCTGGAATGCAACAGTAG
- the cyoC gene encoding cytochrome o ubiquinol oxidase subunit III → MSGTESMNKHEVNSNLPDDNGEELLPSDDHNKGNIDYFNHSDPHHPDHLDAQGNKVLGFFVYLMTDLILFATFFATYAVLNVGVADGPGPKDIFDLKFVLVETFLLLISSITFGFAMLGAYQNNMAKLKTWLIITALFGMGFIGMEIYEFHHLIVEGFGPDRSAFLSSFFSLVGLHGIHVTVGICWLFFTLFQLNKFGLSERMMTRLRCLSLFWHFLDIVWICVFSLVYLVGVAL, encoded by the coding sequence ATGAGTGGTACCGAAAGTATGAATAAACATGAAGTAAATAGTAATTTGCCAGACGACAACGGTGAGGAGTTGTTGCCGTCTGATGATCATAACAAAGGCAATATAGATTACTTTAACCATAGTGACCCGCACCATCCAGACCATTTGGATGCACAGGGCAATAAAGTCTTGGGTTTCTTTGTTTATTTGATGACCGACTTGATTTTGTTTGCGACGTTTTTTGCCACTTATGCAGTGTTGAATGTTGGTGTGGCAGATGGTCCAGGTCCTAAAGATATTTTCGACCTTAAGTTTGTTTTAGTTGAGACCTTCTTGCTACTAATCAGTAGTATTACTTTTGGTTTTGCTATGCTTGGTGCTTATCAGAACAACATGGCAAAGCTTAAGACTTGGCTGATTATTACTGCATTATTTGGCATGGGTTTCATTGGGATGGAGATCTATGAATTCCATCACCTGATTGTCGAAGGCTTTGGACCTGATCGCAGTGCTTTCTTATCGAGCTTCTTTAGCTTAGTCGGTTTGCATGGTATCCACGTAACAGTCGGTATCTGCTGGTTATTCTTTACGCTGTTCCAGTTAAACAAATTTGGTCTTTCTGAGCGTATGATGACGCGTTTAAGATGTCTAAGTCTGTTCTGGCACTTTTTGGATATCGTGTGGATTTGCGTCTTTTCACTAGTGTATCTAGTAGGAGTGGCATTATGA
- the cyoA gene encoding ubiquinol oxidase subunit II produces the protein MTFFKLPIWLKANLVVLISSLLLTACDTGILDPKGEVGVQTKELLIVTTILMLIVVIPVIVMTVWFTYRYRADRPDADKDFDPQWSHNTWIEIVMWTIPIIIIAILAVITWKSTHALDPYKPLETTSENPPLVIQVVAQNWKWLFIYPEQDIAVVNELYMPVDRPVSFKITSDSVMNSFFIPRLGGQIYAMSSMVTQLHLVANEPGIYNGLSSNYSGPGFSDMKFLVHAVDNQGFDNWVAKVKAEDNKVLDTAVYEELAKPSENHAIEYFKSTQPNMFDYIVNQYGSDTKQQNQFVAPNEVNQRDNEVAVVEGIESDLKEDGEGSINPAAPSNKDDAQEDDAH, from the coding sequence ATGACGTTTTTCAAATTACCAATCTGGCTCAAAGCCAACTTAGTAGTCTTGATAAGCAGCTTGCTCCTGACCGCCTGTGATACAGGGATATTAGATCCCAAAGGCGAAGTTGGCGTGCAAACTAAAGAGCTTCTCATTGTTACTACTATCTTGATGTTGATTGTGGTTATACCAGTCATCGTCATGACAGTCTGGTTTACCTACCGCTATCGTGCGGATAGACCAGATGCTGATAAAGACTTCGATCCGCAGTGGTCACACAACACTTGGATTGAAATAGTAATGTGGACTATCCCCATTATTATTATCGCTATCTTGGCTGTGATTACGTGGAAAAGTACCCACGCACTCGATCCCTATAAGCCGCTAGAGACGACAAGCGAAAATCCACCGCTTGTGATTCAAGTTGTGGCGCAAAACTGGAAATGGTTGTTTATCTACCCAGAGCAAGATATTGCCGTCGTCAATGAGCTTTATATGCCTGTAGATCGACCAGTTAGCTTTAAGATTACCTCTGATTCAGTCATGAACTCATTCTTCATTCCGAGACTTGGTGGCCAAATTTATGCCATGTCAAGCATGGTAACGCAGCTACATTTAGTTGCCAATGAACCAGGTATCTATAATGGGCTATCTTCTAATTATAGTGGTCCTGGTTTTTCAGATATGAAGTTCTTAGTTCATGCTGTTGACAATCAAGGTTTTGATAATTGGGTAGCTAAAGTTAAAGCTGAGGACAATAAAGTTCTTGATACCGCTGTCTATGAAGAATTAGCGAAACCATCAGAGAACCATGCCATCGAATACTTCAAATCGACGCAACCTAATATGTTTGATTATATTGTGAATCAGTATGGTTCAGATACCAAACAACAAAATCAGTTTGTAGCGCCAAATGAAGTCAACCAGCGTGATAATGAAGTCGCTGTGGTAGAAGGTATAGAGTCTGATTTGAAGGAGGATGGTGAAGGTAGTATCAACCCAGCAGCGCCATCAAATAAAGATGATGCGCAAGAAGATGACGCTCACTAA
- the pssA gene encoding CDP-diacylglycerol--serine O-phosphatidyltransferase yields the protein MTNKQPPSNQSDNTPLNDGLLQDSAATQPPFVDEHEFNIRLADNDSYDGLTFEVIEAEVAEGKRVVSRGVYLAPNLITTLSLLSGFYSILASTQGEFYKASLAIFLSAILDGADGRVARMLNAQSPFGEQYDSLADMLAFGVAPAILIYSFALQSLGRIGIGCAFVFTACAAFRLARFNVQVGIVDKKYFVGLASPLAAILVTSAVMVAIDHNEWIGQYDTAIMLLFAAWVVTCGLLMVSNVKYYSFKEFDKKKVPFVVLIVGVLVMSIVLYDIPVGILAIGVIYALSGIVTTLRMRF from the coding sequence ATGACTAACAAGCAGCCACCAAGCAACCAATCAGATAATACACCGCTAAATGATGGATTGTTACAAGACAGTGCGGCCACCCAGCCGCCCTTCGTCGACGAGCATGAGTTCAATATTCGCCTAGCGGATAATGACAGTTATGATGGCTTGACCTTTGAGGTGATTGAAGCAGAAGTCGCGGAAGGCAAGCGAGTGGTTAGCCGCGGCGTTTATTTAGCGCCCAATTTGATTACGACCTTGTCTCTACTGTCAGGCTTTTACTCGATCTTAGCGAGTACGCAAGGCGAGTTTTATAAAGCCTCGCTAGCCATCTTTTTGTCTGCCATTTTGGATGGTGCAGATGGTCGCGTTGCGCGGATGCTGAATGCACAAAGCCCTTTTGGCGAGCAATATGACTCACTGGCGGATATGTTAGCATTCGGTGTGGCACCCGCTATCTTGATTTATAGTTTTGCTCTGCAGTCATTAGGTCGTATCGGCATCGGTTGTGCCTTTGTCTTTACTGCTTGCGCGGCATTCCGTTTGGCACGGTTTAATGTGCAGGTTGGCATCGTTGATAAAAAATATTTTGTTGGTTTGGCCAGCCCACTTGCTGCTATTTTAGTCACGTCTGCAGTGATGGTTGCCATTGATCATAATGAATGGATAGGGCAATACGATACGGCAATCATGTTGTTGTTTGCTGCTTGGGTAGTAACTTGTGGTTTGTTAATGGTCAGCAATGTTAAGTACTACAGTTTTAAAGAATTTGACAAAAAGAAAGTGCCTTTTGTGGTTCTGATCGTCGGTGTGCTGGTAATGAGTATCGTGCTATATGATATACCAGTAGGTATCTTGGCCATTGGGGTTATTTATGCGTTGTCAGGTATTGTCACCACTTTACGTATGCGTTTCTAA
- the dapE gene encoding succinyl-diaminopimelate desuccinylase has translation MSDANTQFNAHQQTTHQQATLDLSIELLERPSVTPDDDGCQDILSARLEQAGFDCEFMYFGDRKQSGEHAEVKNLWARRGTTDPVICFAGHTDVVPTGNESHWTYPPFTPTLKDGYLWARGAADMKTGIAAFTIAAERFVQNNPEHNGSIAFLITSDEEGPSVNGTVKVIETLEARNEKITYCLVGEPSSTDTLGDIIKNGRRGSLGAVLTVTGKQGHVAYPHLASNPIHATMSALAELTDAMWDEGNDYFPATSLQISNINGGTGATNVIPETLEVVFNFRFSTETTEDALKAKTHAIFDKYFADSKASYDINWKLSGQPFLTPEGKLVSACQKAIKTVTNVDTTLSTSGGTSDGRFIAPTGAQVVELGVRNATIHQVDEKVEVDDLGRLAQIYEGILENLLLD, from the coding sequence ATGTCTGATGCAAACACTCAATTCAACGCTCATCAACAGACGACTCACCAACAAGCGACGCTAGATTTGAGCATCGAATTGCTCGAACGTCCTTCAGTGACACCAGACGATGATGGTTGCCAAGATATATTGTCGGCACGATTAGAGCAAGCGGGCTTTGACTGTGAGTTTATGTACTTTGGTGATAGAAAACAAAGCGGCGAACATGCCGAAGTCAAAAACTTATGGGCGCGCCGTGGCACGACTGACCCCGTCATTTGCTTTGCTGGTCATACTGACGTAGTACCCACAGGTAATGAAAGTCATTGGACGTATCCACCTTTTACCCCAACCCTCAAAGATGGATATCTATGGGCACGCGGGGCCGCCGATATGAAAACTGGCATTGCGGCGTTTACCATCGCAGCCGAACGCTTCGTGCAAAACAATCCTGAGCATAATGGCTCTATTGCGTTTTTAATCACCTCTGATGAAGAAGGGCCGTCAGTCAATGGCACAGTGAAAGTCATTGAAACCTTAGAAGCGCGTAATGAGAAAATCACTTACTGTCTTGTTGGTGAGCCATCAAGTACCGACACACTTGGCGACATTATCAAAAACGGTCGCCGTGGCTCATTGGGCGCAGTACTTACGGTCACTGGTAAGCAAGGTCATGTCGCTTATCCGCATCTGGCCTCTAACCCTATTCATGCCACCATGTCAGCCTTGGCAGAATTGACTGATGCCATGTGGGACGAAGGCAATGACTATTTCCCAGCGACGTCTTTGCAAATATCAAATATCAATGGCGGTACGGGTGCAACCAACGTCATTCCTGAAACCTTAGAAGTGGTCTTTAACTTTCGTTTTTCAACGGAAACCACAGAAGATGCGCTAAAAGCAAAAACGCACGCTATCTTTGATAAATACTTTGCGGATAGTAAGGCCAGTTACGACATTAATTGGAAATTATCCGGTCAGCCATTCTTGACACCTGAAGGTAAATTGGTTTCAGCCTGTCAAAAAGCCATCAAAACCGTAACCAATGTCGATACCACACTATCCACCTCTGGCGGTACATCAGATGGACGTTTTATCGCGCCAACAGGTGCACAAGTTGTAGAGCTTGGTGTACGTAATGCGACGATTCATCAGGTTGATGAAAAAGTAGAAGTGGATGACTTAGGAAGACTTGCGCAGATTTATGAAGGGATTTTAGAGAACCTGTTGTTAGATTAA
- the cyoB gene encoding cytochrome o ubiquinol oxidase subunit I: MEAILGRLSLEAIPYHEPIIMMAGGMMALAGLAVLVFLTKKKLWGTLWHDWLTSVDHKKIGIMYIVVAIVMLLRGFSDAIMMRTHQMLANYPETGYLPPHHYDQIFTAHGVIMIFFVAMPLVVGLMNAIVPLQIGARDVAFPFLNSLSFWLFVTGALLVNVSLVVGDFAATGWLAYPPLSELNFSPTVGVDYYIWALQLSGLGTLLTGVNFLVTILKMRAPGMNLMHMPIFTWSALCTNILIVAAFPVLTATLIMLTLDRYFGMHFFTNDAGGNVMMYINLIWIWGHPEVYILVLPAFGIFSEVISTFSQKKLFGYVSMVYAILVIAVLSFIVWLHHFFTMGSGANVNAFFGITTMIIAIPTGVKVFNWLFTMYRGKIIFGTPIMWTIGFIITFTVGGMTGVMLAVPGIDYVLHNSLFLIAHFHNTIIGGAVFGYFAGIAFWWPKMFGYRLDEKWGKRAFWGWIIGFFTAFMPLYVLGFLGMTRRTNHYANDSWQFWLIIAAVGAFIIMFGIFSQLMMFYVSYRDRKRLADVSGDPWNGRTLEWSTPSPAPFYNFAQLPVINDLDALAYLKDSGWTSDKAPNYYSPIHMPKNTDSGVIIGLLTFVFGFAFVWHIWWLVIVSFFVMIFFVIREANKRDIDYIVPVHEIEKVENAYYERLRTAHAGDGL, encoded by the coding sequence ATGGAAGCAATACTCGGTAGATTGTCCCTCGAGGCAATACCTTACCATGAGCCTATCATTATGATGGCTGGTGGTATGATGGCCTTGGCTGGGCTAGCGGTTTTAGTTTTTCTAACCAAAAAGAAGCTTTGGGGTACACTTTGGCATGACTGGCTAACCTCAGTTGACCATAAAAAAATTGGTATCATGTATATCGTTGTAGCCATCGTTATGTTACTACGCGGTTTCAGTGATGCCATTATGATGCGTACCCATCAGATGCTGGCCAACTATCCTGAGACAGGATATTTGCCTCCGCATCACTATGATCAGATTTTCACGGCCCACGGCGTGATCATGATTTTCTTCGTCGCTATGCCATTGGTTGTAGGACTAATGAATGCGATTGTACCTTTACAGATTGGCGCACGTGATGTGGCCTTTCCGTTCCTAAACTCATTGTCGTTTTGGCTATTCGTTACTGGCGCTCTATTGGTCAACGTCTCGCTAGTAGTTGGCGACTTTGCCGCGACAGGCTGGTTGGCTTATCCACCATTATCAGAGCTAAACTTCAGTCCGACAGTGGGGGTGGATTATTATATCTGGGCCTTGCAGTTATCAGGATTAGGAACGTTGCTGACGGGTGTCAACTTCTTAGTAACTATCTTAAAGATGCGTGCCCCTGGCATGAATCTGATGCATATGCCTATTTTTACTTGGTCAGCACTTTGTACCAATATCTTGATCGTTGCCGCTTTCCCAGTATTAACCGCAACGTTAATTATGCTGACGCTTGATCGCTACTTTGGTATGCACTTCTTTACCAATGATGCTGGCGGCAACGTCATGATGTATATCAACCTGATTTGGATTTGGGGTCACCCAGAAGTTTATATCTTGGTATTACCAGCTTTTGGTATTTTCTCAGAAGTCATATCGACTTTCTCGCAGAAAAAACTGTTTGGCTACGTCAGTATGGTTTATGCCATTCTCGTCATTGCTGTTTTAAGTTTCATCGTTTGGTTGCATCACTTCTTCACGATGGGCTCAGGCGCCAATGTTAATGCCTTCTTTGGTATTACCACCATGATTATTGCCATTCCTACAGGGGTTAAGGTCTTTAACTGGCTGTTTACCATGTATCGCGGCAAGATTATTTTTGGTACCCCGATTATGTGGACCATTGGTTTTATCATTACCTTTACGGTTGGTGGTATGACAGGCGTTATGCTAGCGGTTCCTGGTATTGATTATGTGTTGCATAACAGTCTGTTCTTGATTGCGCATTTCCATAACACCATCATTGGTGGTGCGGTATTTGGTTATTTTGCAGGCATTGCATTCTGGTGGCCGAAGATGTTTGGCTATCGTTTGGACGAAAAATGGGGCAAACGCGCTTTTTGGGGTTGGATCATTGGTTTCTTCACAGCCTTCATGCCGCTATATGTTCTAGGTTTCTTAGGTATGACACGCCGTACCAACCATTATGCTAATGATTCATGGCAGTTCTGGTTAATCATTGCTGCTGTTGGTGCTTTTATTATCATGTTCGGTATTTTCAGCCAGTTGATGATGTTCTATGTCAGCTATCGCGACCGTAAACGTCTTGCTGATGTTAGTGGTGATCCTTGGAATGGTCGTACTTTGGAGTGGAGCACACCGTCACCTGCACCGTTTTATAACTTTGCTCAGTTGCCGGTCATTAACGATCTTGATGCCTTAGCTTATCTGAAAGACAGTGGTTGGACGTCAGACAAAGCGCCTAATTACTACAGCCCAATACATATGCCTAAAAATACAGATTCTGGTGTGATTATTGGTCTGCTGACCTTTGTCTTTGGTTTTGCTTTTGTTTGGCATATCTGGTGGTTAGTAATAGTGTCTTTCTTCGTCATGATTTTCTTTGTTATTCGTGAAGCCAATAAACGTGATATCGATTATATCGTACCGGTTCATGAAATTGAAAAAGTTGAAAATGCTTACTATGAGCGTCTTCGTACGGCACACGCAGGAGACGGATTATGA